Below is a window of Thermoanaerobaculia bacterium DNA.
GGCGTTGGGCCGGGGCGCGCCGACGGAGGGCGAGAGCGCGGCGCCGGGAGGAGCCCCCGGACGCCCGAGGTCTCCCTGCGTGGCGGCGATCTGCTGCGAGAGCTCCGCGAGCCGGCGGTTCGTGTCGTCGAGCTTGACGCCGGTGTCGGCGTTCGACTTCAGGAGCTGGCTCGTCTGCTGCGCGACACTCGCGTTGAGCTTCTGGACCTCCTCCTTCGACGAAGACTTGCTTTCGACGGCCTGGATCTGCCGCTCGATGTCGTTCATCTGGCGATGCAGGCCCTCGATGTCGTCCGAAGAGACGCATCCGGCGGCCAGGACGAGCCCGGCCGCCAGGATCGCGAGCGCGGAGCGCCGCGGGTCGATCGCGAGCCTCACTTGCCCGTGATCACGAAGTGACCGCGGCGATTCTGCTGCCAGCAGTTCTCGTCGTGGTCGGTGCAGAACGGCCGGGCTTTTCCGTACGAGACGGTGTTCACGCGGGAGCCGTCGATCCCGAGGGAAACCAGGTATTCCTTGACGGCCGAAGCCCGCTTCTGGCCGAGCGAGAGGTTGTACTCCTCCGTTCCGCGCTCGTCGCAGTGCCCTTCGACGAGGACCTTGATCGAGCCGTACTGTTTGAGCCACTGCGCGTCGGAGGCGAGCGCCGTGCGCGCGTCGTCGCGAAGGTCCGCCTTGTCGAAGTCGAAGAAGGAGTCCTTCAGGTATCCCTTCGAATTGAGGGTCTGGAGGTCTTCCGACATGACGTCTTCGCCGCGGGTGGTCGGCGGCGGCGGCGCGGGAGTCGGAGCCGGCGTCGGCGCTTCGACGGCGGGCGGAGGAGGCGCGGCCTCGGGAGTCGTCGTCGGGGGTTTCTTCTTGCAGCCGGCGGCGAGAGCGACGATCGCTCCGAGCACCGCGGCGAACTTCAGACTCCGATGCATGCGCATTTCATTCCTCCTCAAAGTTGCCGAATTCCCGAGTGTGTCACGGTTCCGACCGTAGCAAAATTCGTGCTCGCTTTCAACGCGTCCGGCGAGGGAAAATGGATTGTTCGCGCGCCGATTCGGCCGTCACGGCACCACCTGGCGCGCCGTTTCAGCACCAAAGGTTCACGGGAACGCCTCCAATGGGCGGAACGAGTCCACGCCCGGACCCGATCCGCCGCGGCGCATTCGCCGGCGAGACCCCCGCGTCGCCCGCCTGCCGCGCGTTCCTCGGGGTAGCGCCTGGCGCGCTCGTGGCGACGAGCGCTCCCGGCTCTAATTCGGGCTCCACGCGGGCTGGCTGTTGTTTCCCTTGTCGGTGATCTGCACCTTGTGCTCGCCGTTGATGTCCATGGTGTAGATCTGGGTCGAGCTTCCGCGGCGCGAGTCGTACGCGATCTTCAGACCGTCCGGCGACCAGCTCGGATGCCCGTTGGATCCCTCCGACGTGAGCTGGAGCGCCTGCCCGGTCGCGAGGTTCATCACGCAGATCTGGAAGTCGCCGCCGTTGCGGCAGGCGTACGCGATCTTGGAGCCGTCCGGCGACCACGCTCCTTCGTCGTTCCAGTCGCCCGCGAAGGTGACGCGGCGCGAGTTCGCGCCCTCGGGATCCATCAGATAGAGCTGCGGCGTTCCTCCCGCGCTCGACGTGTAGAGGATCTGGTTGCCCACGGGGGACCACCGCGGTGTGGACTCGACGGCGTGGGAAGTGGTCAGCCGCTTGAGGCCCGATCCGTCCGCGTTGACGACGAAGATGTCGGGGTTTCCCGCCTGCGATCCGGCGAAGACGATGCGCTTGCCGTCGGGGGAGAAGGAGGGGGATGCGTTCAGCTCGACGCCCGTCGAGAGGTCGCGCCTTCCCCCGCCGTCGCGGCCGATCACGTTCAGATGCGGAAACATCTTCGCGTAGCTCGTGAACACGAGGTGCTGCCCCGCGGGGTCCCACGACGGGTTCATCGCGAGAGAGCGGAGCTGAGTCAGGCGCCGCGGATTCCGCCCGTCGAAATCGGCGGCGTAGATCTCGCGGAGGCCCCGCCCGCCGTCGCGGTCGGAGGCGAAGGCGATCGCGGTCATGAAGTCTCCCGATTTGCCGGTGAAGTACTTCACGATGTCGTCGGCGACGGCATGCGCGATCCGGGGAACGTAGCTCGCGCCCCCGCTGTACCGCTTTCCGAACACGAGCTTGTGGGACTTGAGGTCGTAGACGCGGGCTTCGGCGGCGATCCGGTCGCCGGTCACCTCGAGAAGAGTGTCGACGAGGACCTCGGCCCCGGTCGCCGCCCACCGGTCCGCCGACTCCGACGACGTCGCGTCGCGGTAGCCCTTCGGGTACAGCGCGGAGTCGACGATCGTGAACGCGCCTTCGTAGTCGAGGTCCGATTTCAGCGTGTCGTAGAACGGCTGCCGCACCTGGGTCTCGATGACCGGCCCGGCAGGAGCGATCGTCGGAGGAACGGCGAGCGGAAGCTTCTTTTCGACGGCCTTGTTCAGCTCGAGCCACAGCTCCCGGCTCTCGCTCGGGGGGGCGGGCGTCTGGGCGGCGAGCGCCGCGGCGGCGGCGAGCGCGGCCGCCCCGAGGAAGATGCTTTTCACGAGGACCTCCTCATTGGAACTTGAGATGGACGCCGAGCGAGCTCTCGTGGAAATCCGCCGGCAGCGGCGGAAGCGGCGAAGAGGCCATCACGGCCCGCTGCGCCGCGCGGTCCACGAACGGGAATCCGCTCGTTCGTTCGATGCGCACGTCGGAGATCGAGCCGTCGCGTCCGATCCGGAAGAAGATGACCGGCGGTGCGACCGCCTGGTCCGTCGGCTTGAACCAGTTCGCCCCGATCGAGGCGAGCATCCGCGTGACGTAGTACGAGTAGTTGAAGTCGGCGGAGTCGAAGGCGGAGAGGGACGTCCCGAACGTCGAACCCGCGCCGGCGACGCCGGTCGGCGACCCTTCGGCGGAATCCCCCGGCTGGGGGAGGTCGACCGCGGACCCGCTCGCCTTCTTCGACGCCTGCGGCGACGTGCGCGAGGGATGCACCGGCGGGGGCGGTTCCTTCTTCGGCTTGGTCTTCTCCGGCAGCGGGAGGGCCTTCGGCGACGGTTCCGGAACGTCCTGCGGCTTCTCGATGACCGGACGCGAGACGGTCTCGGGCGCGGTCGCCGTGCGCGTTCCCCGGACGGAAGCGAGCGGCACGAGGCGCACGGCGACCGCCTGCGGCGAGATGAAGCGGCGTTTGACGGGAAGGCGCGAGGCGATCAGGAGCGCGGCCCCGATCCCGGCATGGAGGAGGATCGTCCCCAGGGCGCCCGCCTTCCACTCCGGCGTGCGCATCCCCCTCTCGGCGAGGATTTCCCCGACCGCGTCCACGTCAGCGCGCCCCGCCCGTCATTTCTTCTCGCGGGACTCGGTCAGCATGCCGAGGTTCTCGATCCCCATGCGGTTGAGGAGATCCATCGTCTCGACGACCGTCCCGTACGGAAGCGAGCGGTCCGCCTTGAGGTAGATCGTCTTGTCCGTCCGGCTCCGCATGTACGCCTGGAGCCGCTCCTTGAGGAGCCCTCCGGCGACGGGCGTCTCGTTGATGTAATAGAGGCCGCTCTTCGTGATCGAAAGGATGACGGGGTCCTCCGCGCTCTTCGGGAGATTCGACGCCTCCGCCTTCGGCAGCGCGACGGACACCCCCTGGTGGAGCATCGGAGCCGTCACCATGAAGATGATGAGGAGAACGAGCATCACGTCGACGAGGGGGGTGACGTTGATGTCGGCGAGGTGGTCGAAGGGATCGTTCTTCGGACCGGCGGAGAAGGCCATCTCTACGTGAAGTTCCGTTCGGTGAGGTTCAGGAATTCGAGCGCGAAGTCGTCCATCGTCGCCCGCATCTGGCGGATCTGACCCATGAAGTAGTTGTACGCGATGAGCGCGGGAATCGCCGCCGCGAGGCCCGCCGCGGTGTTGATGAGGGCCTCGGAGATCCCCGGCGCGACCGCGACGATCGAGGTGGAGCCGGACATCCCGATCGCGTTGAAGGCCGCCATGATCCCCCAGACCGTTCCGAAGAGGCCGATGAAGGGGCAGGCGGCGGCGGTCGTCGCGAGGAAGGTCAGCCAGCGCGTCAGGCGCGAGACTTCCGCTCCCGCGGCGCGCTCGAGCGCCCGCTCGATCCCGCTGATGTTCTTGATGAGGAGCCTCGTGCTCGTCGTCGCGGCCGTCGCCGGCTCGTCCGAGCGGGCGGCCTTGATCTGCGCGTCCAGCTCCGCGTAACCGGATTTGAAGAGCGTCGTCAGCGGCGTTTCGGCGAGCTGGCTCGCCATCGTGTTGACTTCCGAGAACCGCTTGGATTTCCGGAAAAAATCGAGGAATCGGTTCGATTGCCCTCGTACCCGCTTCAATCGAATATATTTGGCGATGATGATCAGCCACGAGACCAGGCTGAAGAAGAGCAGGATGCCGAGGACCACCTTCGCGGACGGCCCCGTTTCCCGGAGGAAAGTCTCGAACTGGGACGGGCTCCCTTCGAGCGTCGTCGTGTGGATCGGCTGGGCGTTCAAGACGTTTCGTCCTCCTCGGCGCGGGTTCGGCGGCACGACTCCCGTGCCCGCCGCCGGCGCGGCGACCGTAGCACACGAAACTCAGAGAGGTCAATGAATTCGCGCGTTTTGCGTCCGTTCGGTCACGCGGAATGAAACGGGGTCCTCGGCAGGTTGTACCTTCGATGATGCGAAAATTGACGGCCGGTCTCTTCTTCGCCGCCGCGGCGCTTTCGAGCGGTCCTGCGGCCGCGTCGCCCCCGATCCTGGACGTTTCGGGAATCCACCCGGGCCAGAAGGGGTACGGACTCTGCGATTTCGGCGGCGGCGGCGGGGTGAAGCGCTTCGGCGTCGAGATTCTCGGCGTGATGCGCGAATACGCTCCCAAGCAGGATCTGATCCTCGCGCGTCTGACGGGGAACAACCTCGAGAAGACCGGGGTCATCGCCGGGATGAGCGGCAGCCCCGTGTACGTCGACGACAAGCTGATCGGCGCCGTGGCCTACGGGTGGCCCTTCTCGGAGGAGGCGATCGCGGGAATCACGCCGATCGCGTCGATGCTCGACATCCGGCACGTTCCGGCGAATCCGCCGGTGCCGATCGGCGCCCCGACTCCGGCCGGGGAGCACGCGCAGGCGGAGAGCCTCGTCTCGACGTTCTCGGGGGGCGATTTCGTCGGCGCGTTCCGCGCGCTCGTCGCCCGCGCGTTCCCGGACTCCGCGGGAGCCTCGGGGTGGTCGCCGCTCGCGGTGCCGCTGTCCCTGGCGCCGTTCTCCGCCGCCGATTCGCTCTTTTCCGACGCGTTCCGACGCGCCGGCTTCCTCCCGTCGCCGAGCGGCGCGACTCTCCCCGCGGGTTCGCCTTCGGCTTCCTCCGCCGCGTTTCCGGCCGCCGTCGCCGGTTCGTCCGCTGCCGTTCCGCGGGAGGTGGTCCCTCCGCTCCAGCCCGGCTCGTCGGTCGCGACGATCCTGATCTCGGGAGACATGACGATGGCCGCGACCGGAACGGTGACGTGGGTCGACGGCGGCAACGTCCTCGCCTTCGGCCATCCCTTCCTCTCCATGGGCCCCGTCGAGATGCCGATGGCGGATTCGGAAGTGATCGGCGTCCTGCCGTCGATGTACCGCTCGTTCAAGTTCGCCTCCACCGGAAAAGTACTGGGCTCGATCTCGCAGGATCGCTCGACGGGAATCCTCGGCTCTTTCGGGGGCTCCGCGGCGATGGTTCCCGTGAGCGTCTCGATCGCCTCGGAGAGCGCGCCGACGCAGACGTACCAGTTCCAGGTCGTGCGCAACTCGATGCTCACGCCGATCCTCGCCGCGATGGCGATCGACACCACGCTCTCGACGCTCGAGAAGTCGACCGGGGAGCGGACGCTCGTCTGGAAGTCGTCGATCGCCACGCCGGGGCGAACCGTGCACTACGACTCGGTCTTCTCGGGTCTGAACGCGAAGGACCAGGCGGTCTCCGCGATGGCGCTCCTGACGAATTACCTGATGGCCAACGAATTCCACGACCTCGCGATCGACGGGATCAACGTCGCGATCCAGCATTCCGACGACCTGAAGAGCGCGCGGATCACGGAGGTCGAGCCGGAAAAGGAACGCGTGCGTCCCGGCGAGACGGTCAAGGTCCGCGTCGGGCTCCAGGACTTCCGCGGCACGGCGCGGCACCTCGTGCTCTCGCTGCCGATCCCCCCGGGCGAGCCGCCCGGTCCTCTCACCGTCTTCGTCGGCGACGGGCTCTCCGCGACCGCGTTCGATCTCTCGCTCTTTCCCGCG
It encodes the following:
- the pal gene encoding peptidoglycan-associated lipoprotein Pal, with the protein product MHRSLKFAAVLGAIVALAAGCKKKPPTTTPEAAPPPPAVEAPTPAPTPAPPPPTTRGEDVMSEDLQTLNSKGYLKDSFFDFDKADLRDDARTALASDAQWLKQYGSIKVLVEGHCDERGTEEYNLSLGQKRASAVKEYLVSLGIDGSRVNTVSYGKARPFCTDHDENCWQQNRRGHFVITGK
- the tolB gene encoding Tol-Pal system beta propeller repeat protein TolB, with amino-acid sequence MKSIFLGAAALAAAAALAAQTPAPPSESRELWLELNKAVEKKLPLAVPPTIAPAGPVIETQVRQPFYDTLKSDLDYEGAFTIVDSALYPKGYRDATSSESADRWAATGAEVLVDTLLEVTGDRIAAEARVYDLKSHKLVFGKRYSGGASYVPRIAHAVADDIVKYFTGKSGDFMTAIAFASDRDGGRGLREIYAADFDGRNPRRLTQLRSLAMNPSWDPAGQHLVFTSYAKMFPHLNVIGRDGGGRRDLSTGVELNASPSFSPDGKRIVFAGSQAGNPDIFVVNADGSGLKRLTTSHAVESTPRWSPVGNQILYTSSAGGTPQLYLMDPEGANSRRVTFAGDWNDEGAWSPDGSKIAYACRNGGDFQICVMNLATGQALQLTSEGSNGHPSWSPDGLKIAYDSRRGSSTQIYTMDINGEHKVQITDKGNNSQPAWSPN
- a CDS encoding TonB family protein, which gives rise to MDAVGEILAERGMRTPEWKAGALGTILLHAGIGAALLIASRLPVKRRFISPQAVAVRLVPLASVRGTRTATAPETVSRPVIEKPQDVPEPSPKALPLPEKTKPKKEPPPPVHPSRTSPQASKKASGSAVDLPQPGDSAEGSPTGVAGAGSTFGTSLSAFDSADFNYSYYVTRMLASIGANWFKPTDQAVAPPVIFFRIGRDGSISDVRIERTSGFPFVDRAAQRAVMASSPLPPLPADFHESSLGVHLKFQ
- the tolR gene encoding protein TolR encodes the protein MAFSAGPKNDPFDHLADINVTPLVDVMLVLLIIFMVTAPMLHQGVSVALPKAEASNLPKSAEDPVILSITKSGLYYINETPVAGGLLKERLQAYMRSRTDKTIYLKADRSLPYGTVVETMDLLNRMGIENLGMLTESREKK
- a CDS encoding MotA/TolQ/ExbB proton channel family protein — its product is MNAQPIHTTTLEGSPSQFETFLRETGPSAKVVLGILLFFSLVSWLIIIAKYIRLKRVRGQSNRFLDFFRKSKRFSEVNTMASQLAETPLTTLFKSGYAELDAQIKAARSDEPATAATTSTRLLIKNISGIERALERAAGAEVSRLTRWLTFLATTAAACPFIGLFGTVWGIMAAFNAIGMSGSTSIVAVAPGISEALINTAAGLAAAIPALIAYNYFMGQIRQMRATMDDFALEFLNLTERNFT
- a CDS encoding SpoIVB peptidase S55 domain-containing protein, with translation MTAGLFFAAAALSSGPAAASPPILDVSGIHPGQKGYGLCDFGGGGGVKRFGVEILGVMREYAPKQDLILARLTGNNLEKTGVIAGMSGSPVYVDDKLIGAVAYGWPFSEEAIAGITPIASMLDIRHVPANPPVPIGAPTPAGEHAQAESLVSTFSGGDFVGAFRALVARAFPDSAGASGWSPLAVPLSLAPFSAADSLFSDAFRRAGFLPSPSGATLPAGSPSASSAAFPAAVAGSSAAVPREVVPPLQPGSSVATILISGDMTMAATGTVTWVDGGNVLAFGHPFLSMGPVEMPMADSEVIGVLPSMYRSFKFASTGKVLGSISQDRSTGILGSFGGSAAMVPVSVSIASESAPTQTYQFQVVRNSMLTPILAAMAIDTTLSTLEKSTGERTLVWKSSIATPGRTVHYDSVFSGLNAKDQAVSAMALLTNYLMANEFHDLAIDGINVAIQHSDDLKSARITEVEPEKERVRPGETVKVRVGLQDFRGTARHLVLSLPIPPGEPPGPLTVFVGDGLSATAFDLSLFPADPRSLDQVLDFLDRMRPANSVNLLAYRNGPGAVVAGRELAALPPTVFAMFAGSGARDGDVNLAHQRVYSATVEQSIPVTGSSRLTLEVVPKLD